From Nicotiana tabacum cultivar K326 chromosome 22, ASM71507v2, whole genome shotgun sequence, one genomic window encodes:
- the LOC107769340 gene encoding O-fucosyltransferase 27: MKWVSTKSEGKMLFKSKLKWVALAGLVLSALSLFTHFLLAKQTYGIISEYHSSVTIISWRPKFKKSDLSTNNPSNRRLWAPVRRLESLHPHANPSGDYAAPEIQSTGFIFVKIRGGFHEIRNAISDVVAVSRLLNATLVIPEIQSTTSSKGISTQFKSFPYLYNEDQFIAALAKDVKIVKTLPKNLKGARRKKEIPSFKVPHGASPYYYLHHVLPMLTKHSVVELLVSSGGCLQSILPPHLVEYQKLRCRVAFHALRFREEVQNLAMIILNRLRASGRPFIAYDPGMTRDALAYYGCEELFQDVHTELIMHRRAWMIKRRLLKGNLSSDSAENYRNGLCPLMPEEIGILLRAYGYSSDTIIYISGGEVFGGLKKLIPLHAMFENVVDRTSLSSTMEWDKVYGRETNLVDEYSMTPPSANLDMRSKSWKTSGPRPRPLPPPPARPKMYNVEGWWGWVAESDNEPESTIVELRTNAHRLLWEAIDYMVSIEADAFITGFDRDGKGNPNLASLVAGHRFYQSPASRTYGLDRKEIAKLFEEIRESLYQPNRTWITSLHKQLRRSLMDGLLEESKKSKPLSFLSFPVPECSCMVDDSTKSPVNASSGPLPHSEIPVFLGQVDPCPAWMNGATSSQSREETEEDNEKDDSTSLGLFFGLSNGNQEGEIGDASNKEEALVEDQEELEGGER; this comes from the exons ATGAAGTGGGTATCTACTAAAAGTGAAGGGAAAATGTTATTCAAGTCTAAATTGAAGTGGGTTGCTTTAGCTGGGCTAGTTCTATCCGCTCTTTCTCTTTTCACACACTTTCTTTTAGCTAAACAAacttatggaattatttctgaGTACCATTCTTCTGTTACAATCATCTCTTGGAGACCTAAATTCAAGAAATCAGATCTCTCCACTAAT AATCCATCTAACAGAAGGCTGTGGGCCCCAGTTAGGCGTCTTGAGTCTTTGCATCCTCATGCAAATCCAAGTGGAGATTATGCAG CTCCTGAAATTCAATCAACTGGATTCATCTTTGTCAAGATACGTGGGGGTTTCCATGAGATTAGGAATGCG ATTTCTGATGTTGTTGCTGTTTCGAGGCTCCTCAACGCTACCCTGGTCATTCCAGAGATCCAATCAACCACAAGCAGCAAAGGAATAAG CACTCAGTTCAAGAGTTTTCCCTACCTGTATAATGAGGATCAATTCATAGCAGCATTAGCAAAGGATGTCAAAATCGTAAAAACCCTTCCAAAAAATCTGAAAGGAGCGAGGAGGAAAAAAGAAATCCCTTCATTTAAAGTTCCTCATGGGGCATCTCCATATTATTACCTGCACCACGTTCTCCCTATGTTGACTAAGCACTCTGTGGTTGAGCTTCTTGTTTCTAGTGGTGGATGCTTGCAG TCTATTCTGCCCCCACATCTTGTTGAGTATCAAAAGCTGAGATGCAGGGTTGCTTTTCATGCCTTACGGTTCAGAGAGGAGGTCCAAAATCTCGCTATGATAATCTTGAATAG ACTAAGAGCTTCAGGACGACCATTTATTGCCTATGATCCCGGGATGACTAGAGATGCTTTGGCATATTATGGCTGTGAAGAACTTTTTCAG GATGTACATACTGAACTCATCATGCACAGGCGTGCATGGATGATTAAACGTAGACTTCTGAAGGGGAATCTTTCTTCGGATTCAGCAGAAAACTATCGTAATGGCTTGTGTCCACTCATGCCTGAAGAG ATTGGTATTCTCCTTCGAGCATATGGTTACTCATCGGACACTATCATTTATATATCTGGTGGTGAGGTCTTTGGTGGGTTGAAAAAGTTAATTCCACTGCATGCTATGTTCGAGAATGTTGTTGATAGGACGTCCTTAAGCTCAACAATGGAGTGGGATAAAGTATATGGCCGGGAGACAAACCTTGTTGACGAATATTCAATGACTCCACCTTCGGCTAACCTAGACATGAGATCGAAGTCATGGAAGACTTCTGGTCCACGTCCTCGTCCACTACCACCGCCCCCTGCACGACCGAAGATGTACAATGTTGAAGGTTGGTGGGGTTGGGTAGCTGAGAGCGATAACGAGCCAGAAAGTACTATTGTGGAGTTGAGAACTAATGCTCATCGATTACTGTGGGAAGCAATTGACTATATGGTTTCCATAGAAGCAGATGCATTCATCACCGGATTTGACCGTGATGGTAAAGGAAACCCAAATCTTGCTAGTTTGGTCGCGGGACATAGATTTTATCAATCTCCTGCATCTAGAACTTATGGTCTGGACAG GAAGGAAATTGCTAAACTTTTTGAAGAGATTCGTGAAAGTCTGTATCAACCCAACCGTACCTGGATAACATCACTGCACAAGCAATTAAGAAGAAGTTTAATGGATGGATTGTTGGAAGAATCCAAGAAATCCAAACCACtgtcttttctttcatttccagTTCCTGAATGTTCTTGCATGGTGGATGATTCTACCAAGAGTCCAGTCAATGCTTCAAGTGGTCCTTTGCCACATTCTGAAATTCCTGTTTTTCTTGGACAAGTAGATCCATGCCCTGCTTGGATGAATGGCGCCACTTCTTCTCAGTCGAGGGAAGAAACTGAAGAGGACAACGAGAAAGATGATTCCACCTCTTTAGGGCTGTTCTTTGGGCTGAGTAATGGTAATCAAGAAGGTGAAATTGGAGACGCGAGCAACAAAGAAGAAGCTCTAGTGGAGGATCAAGAAGAGCTTGAAGGGGGTGAAAGATGA